In Cryptomeria japonica chromosome 5, Sugi_1.0, whole genome shotgun sequence, the genomic window ATATTAAATGCatgaaattaaattattaaaattaaattaaataacttaaattaaaataaattatattaaaataaatttcatattttgaatgcatgaaactaaatatttaaaattaaattaaataacttaaattaaaataaatttcatattttgaaacttgaaaaaataaattagGTTGAAAGGGCATGAAGTCCGTGAGCTGCGAGGGCATTTTGGCCACCCGATATGAGGGCTCAATGTGGCTTAAAAAAAATACATCTTATTAGATTTCATGAATCCACTTATAGAAATAGTGGAAATATaatatttgtaaaatattattaaaaaaaattattttatcaaaatatttataaattaatttatttttaaaaatattttaatttaatttagagaataatatattattattatcaaattcgctttctttttagaaaaaataaataataatttatttattttaaattcaataaataaaaaattgacactcATAATATTTATTACACAGACATATTTATTAATGCATCAAATTAAatgattggaaaaaaaaaaaaaaacttaaattaaaataaattatattaaaataaattgcatgtATAGTATTCTAATAAAAATACTTTAAATAACCTTAATCTGAGCTTGTATTAAGAGTTCTCAAATTAAAATctctttatatataaataattatctaATCAACTAGTTGTTTGTATTAAACATTTTTATTCTCTTCTAATTATtctcagaaaaaaaaaatttaccctAAAAATATTCATATAAAGTGTTTTTTAAATTCCCTTGCCCATATATGCTGTTCTATTGTCCTCTAAACATAGGAAAGAGTGCGCTCTATAAACATTATTTCAATAATTAATTCAAGTGCGCGTGGAGAGGGCTCTGCAGGCCGCATGCCGTCAAAAATATAATTCCAAACACAGCGAGAATGTTGACGTGACAGCTTGACCCGAGGACAGCTTTTTCTGGTAGCGGCAAGTAAAATCCGATCCTCAATCTGCACTCAAAAGACTTGATATTGGAAAAAGGATAGAACTTTATACACGGTTTAGAAATGAGAGGAAAGAAATATAAGGCGCGGGAGGATGAAGAAGATCTAGAGAGCTCATGCGCTGTGTCGGGGGTATCTGTTGGAGATGAAGAGGGCGTACCAGTTTCTCCAGTACCTGATGACGACATGCTTTCATCTAGCAGAAGTCCTAGAGAACGTATTCAATATTCACAATCCTCTCAGCGATCTGCCCTCAAGGAACTTTATAAGCAGTTTGATGAGATGAAAGCCGAGTTGCATAAAACTTTGGTGGGGGAGGATGATGAATATGAAGATGAAGTGGGCGTACCATTTTCTCCAGAACATGATGGCGACATGTCTTCATCTACGAGAAATCCTAGAGAACGTATTCGATATTTACAATACTGTCAGAAATCTGCCCTCAAGGAACTTTATAAGCAGTTTGATGATATGAAAGCCGAGTTGGATGAAACGAAACAAGAGAAAATGCAATTGGCTGAGAGAAACCATAGAGTACAGGAGAGGTTCAAGAGGGCTAAAGAAGGGGAAGAATCTAGGAAAAAAGATCTCGAGGAATCACAGAACAAGCTGTAGCAGGTGCGCACAATATTTGCTGCAGCTAATGAAGAATGTGATAAAATATGTGATCAACAGGGAGCGGC contains:
- the LOC131075055 gene encoding uncharacterized protein LOC131075055, coding for MRGKKYKAREDEEDLESSCAVSGVSVGDEEGVPVSPVPDDDMLSSSRSPRERIQYSQSSQRSALKELYKQFDEMKAELHKTLVGEDDEYEDEVGVPFSPEHDGDMSSSTRNPRERIRYLQYCQKSALKELYKQFDDMKAELDETKQEKMQLAERNHRVQERFKRAKEGEESRKKDLEESQNKL